In the genome of Cydia pomonella isolate Wapato2018A unplaced genomic scaffold, ilCydPomo1 PGA_scaffold_33, whole genome shotgun sequence, the window CTCTATTCTCATGTTATTACGGCATATGCTTAAGGGGCTCGTTTTGTCCCGGGTTACCCTcgataaaaaacttaagtatattttaaaattgtcaTACGTATAATTATGCTGTGACCCAATAATAGGTTGTTTGTAgatattaacatatttaattaacgTTACAATACGGATGTAATTATATGTTAATacacattaattatatttcgcATGCTGCCCGCTATACGGCCACATCTCAAAATTTATGATTTTTGAGAATATCTCAGATTCTATCGTTTAAATTATGACCTTAATTcgaaataataaagaaaaatatactttaaagCCTTTTTGGCCCAAGTGACCGTATGCATCTTTTCAGAAATCGTCTACTCCTTACCTGCATTTTAGCCACAAATCAAAATGGTCCGTTTTTTCCTAATTATTTTTGAAGCacatttattgcacaaattttgAAGCAGcgttttgagttgtttcttcaTAGTATATGTAAGTAAAAGTGATCCTAGTTACAATGAATCcgttacaaataaacaatataaatcaaatcagcgtgaaactataataatacctaaattGCTCTTTGTGCTAAGCAAGTTGCCATCAATCCCACTGGAATGCATTTTGGTCGTTTTGCCATTTCTTATCGTTGAGGTCAATACGGATATGGACAAGTGTGGTTGAGGGGCAAGGGTTACTGGCTTTCATACCAGGGCTTGTTTGCACATACGTGCTTAGTGCGAATAGTTAAACACATTTGCCAATAAACGCACGTagcaagtagcaaatgtatgaacacGCAATAAACATTAATTGATGTGGAAACAGGCACATACGCGTCCTGGTAGCCACACTTATACGTATTGACCTAACCGTTATTAAGACACTTCTTTCTAATCACCATTTTCTAATTAATATCTGTGTGTAcctactgctgggcaaagactTTTCCCTAGCCTAAGCTATTATATTACATGTATCAGATTCCTCGAAATCCGTTTCACTGTAACGCTCATTGTTATGCCGTCCTCCCTTtcttggtctgcctctgcctgGGGTTGCCACTATGGTCGGCCTATCGTCGTTTATTTGACAGACATGTTTAACCCAGTCCCATTTTATTCTGGCAGTCCCAGCAACATCATTTTGAAACGGAACGGTTCTGTATTTCCCAGTATTTCTATAATTTTGAATGTTCGAACCCCCAGTAACCGTTCCATAGCCTCTAGAGTTTAGACAAGACTGGAATTCAACAAGTTATATAgttattatacaattttgtTGAGTTAAACTAACACGATATTCACTCATATTTAACAATGTAACGGGATTTAAAGAAGAGAAAGAATATGTCGATACAATTCCTCGTCAGTCTGCCTAtgaccacgaacgtaacgtcacgttcgaaacgtcaggccaaatAATTAACGTAAGTAAGTGCAACTTTGGTCGGTCCATTAGCGTTTATTTGACAGACATGATCAATAATTAACATAAGTGTACGCAACTCTGTCCCATTACAGTTATGTGAACAATTTTGTGAGCTGTAATGTTGAcaattttgaacattttttcTAGGCAAGGGTTAACAATTTTATATAGGGTTTTATAGTTTCACAAATTCCATTGCTTTGTGTCTGTCTCACAGGTTTTCTGCATTGTTATACTGCATTTAGCTACTGTGATTATGTGTACTTAAATAATCCTTTGATTCTACATGGTTTTTATTGGCATCATTCGGATAACCTAACGCAGTGTGATGTTGTTTTTGGTTTTGTTTATTGTCTAAAAGCGTTTGCATTATCGCAGCGACTGAATTTGACAGACGCATCCActaggtaaaaaaaaagtacgtatgaaaagggaccttattgtcggtggcgctaaACGCGAAAGATCTAAACGTGCACACAGTTGCATTTCTCATTCACtccatacaaaatccaatctgtaatgacgacacaaatacatagaaagtgacacatcaaagacaaatcttgtgTTCGGACGAGTCAGAACACGCACCGCGATTTCTTCAAAAGTTGGTTTTTTGAGATGTGGTCGTATAGCAGGCAGCTTGCGTTTTGTATACCACAAAAAATCGAAAACTTTAGTCGTGATTTGAAGTTCAAAATGTCTTTACTCTTAGATGAGTCTTTGAAATCAATtgaatttctttttaaatatgttgggaTATATTTGGATCGTACAATTCTGAATACCGCCGAGCATATAATAAAATTCCGATCGTTGTATGTAATGAACTTCTTTTGGCAGAACACGGATACTATCGGCGGAATGTTATGGATCATACAGGGCGCTCTACACGGAAAAAGTCTAACCGAATTGACTTATATAGCGCCCTGTTCAAATTTCTGCATACTTTCAAACATAAAATCCCTCTCACTGCTTCTTAATGAAGATAAAGTAAAACAACTATTCAAAAAACTTCGGAACATGgagaataatattaatattggtGATGATGTAGTTAAGAAGAATATCATTGCAgaagaaaaaaagtttttgaggGCTGTTCTAAAGGCTCTCAATGTAATCAACGCTGTGACACTGATATTGTTTAGTGTGAGCTCGTTACTGTTTATGGGATTAGAATATAAGAAATCGGGACAGATTGAGCTAGCTTTACCGTTCCCGATTATTTATCCGTTCAATCCTTTTGACATCAAGTACTGGCCGTTTGTATACATGCATCAAGTTTGGTCTAGTATGTCTACTTTTTATCTTTGGAAGTATTTTTAATCTAAATAACTTTtagcaaataataataatgaaagccTGGCTGGAAACTCGTATACACACCTTCATTATGGCTTTCTAAAAATTGCCTTATAAATCGCAGAAAATctcgtgtaatttttttatctagATGTAAACATCATTGGAGCCATTACAGAAACTTTAATACTTATTTGCGAAAAACCGATGTTTATGACCTCAAACTGTTCTGAGTGAGGCTGAAGTTAAAAATGGTGAATAGTGAAACTTTTATCAGTCCGTAGCTACTTATACATTTGCCAATTAGTGTAAGCTCAAGTGACTCAATTTGACGAgtccaatattttattattattatttctttatttaagaccATCGGGGATCATTGTGTTAGTAAATCTTATCCAAGTGTTAGAACTATAACTATCTATACATAACTATACTTAATAACTACactgtacaattatttattactgcgtGCGTG includes:
- the LOC133534011 gene encoding putative odorant receptor 92a; translation: MWSYSRQLAFCIPQKIENFSRDLKFKMSLLLDESLKSIEFLFKYVGIYLDRTILNTAEHIIKFRSLYVMNFFWQNTDTIGGMLWIIQGALHGKSLTELTYIAPCSNFCILSNIKSLSLLLNEDKVKQLFKKLRNMENNINIGDDVVKKNIIAEEKKFLRAVLKALNVINAVTLILFSVSSLLFMGLEYKKSGQIELALPFPIIYPFNPFDIKYWPFVYMHQVWSTYLVLTQVAGTDCLFYTCSTSICTQFRLLQKDIETIIPERNFDENEFPEKFKKLAVRHEGIMQSVILMERIYTKSTLINFVTSSFLICLTGFNVTALGNIGSMLAFFAFLLMSLMQIYLLCFYGDMIMTSSMEVSTAMYNSKWYPMNAKTARHLYVVQMRAQKPSKLTAYSYADVNLKAFTKILSTAWSYFALLKTMESPTRA